AATCACAAGCAACAATCCATCTGCGGTAGACAACGCCGCCGCGAGACCACCCGCCGCGACCAACGCCGCAATCGTCTGTGACAAACCGGCGATGTCAGGCGTGGCGAGCACAACCACATCCGGGTCAATTCGCAATTCACTCATTTGCAAAATTCCATCGCCGTTCAAATCCTTGATCGCGAGCAGTCCGACATTCGCCCAGTTGAGCGCCCAGTCCGGCATCGCGCCGATTGGCTTGCCGATCACATTTTGCAAAACTTCCCACCGCGAAAACGCCGCGTATGCCGGCGCGGTCAAGTACACCAGCGCGATAAACAACATCGCCCAGCCGACGCTCGCGCGCGCGGCACGCGCATTCGGTACCGTGTAAAAACGCACTAGGATGTGCGGCATCCCCGCCGTGCCCAGCATCAAACACAACATCAGCGCGATAAAATTGAACACCGTGCCGTGCGTGAACGGCGTGACGTACGATTCAGCGATGCCTTGCGCGGCTTCCAACTGCACAATCTGTTCGAGCGCCTGCCCGTACATGATTTGTGGAAACGGAAGACCGGTATCGCGCCACGATAGCAACGTGACCGGAATCAGATACGCCAACACGAGCACGATACATTGCGCTGCCTGCGTCCAGGTCACCGCGCGCATCCCACCCAGGTACGAACAAAAGAGCACCGCACTCAAGCCGACGAGCACGCCGACGAGATAGTTGACGCCGAGAAACCGCGTCATGATGATGCCGATGCCGGTCACCTGCGCCGTCACGTACGTGAAGGAAATGATCACGCCGGTCAGCGCGGCAACGATGCGCGCGAGGTTGCCCTCGTAGCGCGCGGCGACGAAATCCGGAATCGTGAATTGACCGAATTTGCGGAGATACGGCGCGAGCAACATCACCAACACGACGTAACCGCCCGTCCAACCCAGGATGTACGCCAACCCTTCATAGCCGAGCAGCCAGAGCGTACCTGCCATCGAGATGAACGTCGCCGCGCTCATCCAATCCCCGGCAATCGCCATCCCGTTGAAGAAAGCGGGAACGCGCCGCCCCGCGACAAAGTATTCATCCAACGAGTGCGCGCGATTGCTCACACCAATCACGGCGTATAGCGCGATGCTCACAATCAGCAATGCCCACCCAAGCATGTTGGAGGGTAATCCTAATTGTTGCTCCACTCCTCCCATCGCGACAATGAATAGAATAAAGCCAAGCGTAAATCCAAGAAAGATCAAACCCAGTCGGCGCGAATTCTGAGTGGGCGCACTCGCGCCCGATGTTGAATCGCCGGCAAAACGCCGATCGAGTTTCGCCATGTACCACGCATAACCGGTGATGATGCCAATAAAAACGATGAGCGCGCCTTGCGCGCCGATGTAATAACCGAGCGGAAAACCGGTGAAGATGCGTACAGAGTTGAGCGCGGCAGAAAAGATTACGGGCAGAATCGCGACGGCAAGCCAAACGCCCAACAACGCGATTATGATTCGCACGTTGCTCCGCCAATATGCCGGATCAACGCGCGGCAGAGCAACTTGTCCAATTTGCGCGCGGCGTTCCAAGAGTTGACGCACGCGCGTCGGAATCGGATACCAGGGCAACACGTCGCTGTGCGTGAGCGCCGGATCCGATTCGCCGCGTTCCATCCGCGGAAACACCCAGCCCATCACGCTGATCGAGATCAACACGGTCATCAACCAGAAAACCACGATGGACAGGAATTCCCACCAATTGAAGGAAGCAAAAAATTCATTCATGGCTTGAGGACCGTTTCGTAGATCGGCAACGTGAACCGAAATGCCGTGCCCTGTCCAGCGCCCGGACTCTCCGCCCAAATCTCGCCACCGTGCGCGTACACCAAGTGTCGCGCGATGGTCAAGCCGATGCCCGCGCCGCCGCTCTGCCGCGCGCGCGATTTGTCCACGCGATAAAACCGTTCAAAGATGTGCGGCAGATGTTCCGCGCCGATGCCGATGCCGGTGTCCACGACGCCGATCTCAACAAATGGATCGAGTCGCCGCGCGTAAACCGTGATCGCGCCGCCCGAGGGCGAGTACTGAACGGCGTTCGTCATCAAGTTGATCAAAATCTGTTCGACGCGATCCGGGTCTGCCATCACTGGCGGCAAATCGTTTGCGACGTTCAGTTCCAACGTCAATCCTTGCGAGGCGATCTGCGATTGAAATTGTGCGACGACGCGTTCGATCACAATCGCCACCACGATCAAGCGCGGCTCGACGCGCAATTGCCCGGCTTCGGCGCGCGAAAGGAGCGCGAGTTCTTCCGTCATCCATTTAAGGCGCACCGCTTCGTGATGCACCATCGCGAAAATTTGCGGCTCGGGTTGAATCACGCCGTCAATCAAACCTTCCATATACCCGGCGATGATCGTCAACGGCGTACGCAATTCGTGACTGACATCAGTAATCAAACCGAGCCGGCGCTGTTCCGTTTTTTCGAGCGCCTCGGCAAGTTGGTTAATGCTGACGCTGAGATTTGCCATCTCATCGTCGGATCGAATCGTCGTGCGCTCGCGATAGTACCCTTGCGCGAGGCGTCCACTGACGAGCGTAAGTTCCTGCAACGGTTCGACGATGCGGCGCGACACGAACAAACTGATGATGACGGAGGCGACGAGCACGGCGAATCCAGAAATCAAGAGCGCCTGCTCGATGACGAGTTGAATAAAGTCTAACGCCGCTGGATCAATCTGCATCTGCGGAGAATCAGTCAATCCTGGGAATGAGGTCAGGCCGGTGGATCCAAGCAGCGGATTGCGCGCGAAGAATTGCACAGTGGGAATCAGAATGACCACACCCACCACAACGACGATCAAGTGAGAGAGGAATAATTTCCAACGGAGTTGGCGTAACCAGTTCATTTTATTTCGCGCGACGCGCAACGAACTTGTAGCCGATGCCGCGAATCGTCTGAATCAACGTGGGATTCGCCGGGTCGTCTTCGAGTTTGCGGCGCAAAATCCCAATCGTCACATCTACCACGCGATCAATCCCGGCAAAGTCGTGTCCCCACACGCGTTCGAGTAATTGATCGCGACTGAATACGCGCCCGGGTTGTTCCGCCAGATTGTAGAGCAACTCGAATTCGCGCTGGGTCAGGTCAACCGGTTTTTCACGCCAGGTCACTTCGCGCGTCGCGGGATTGATCTCCAGATCGTCAAACGTCAACGCCTGGCGTTCTTGGTCGGTGGTCTCTTGCGCGTCGCGTTTGCGCTGTCGTCGCAGAATCGCCTTGATGCGCGCGACCAATTCGCGCGGACTGAACGGCTTGGTCAAATAATCGTCCGCGCCGACCGAAAGCCCAACGATCTTGTCCATCTCTTCGGCGCGCGCGGTCAGCATCAACACATAGACATCGGTCTCTTGTTGCAGACGGCGGCAGACTTCAAAACCATCCATCCCGGGCAACAT
The DNA window shown above is from Chloroflexota bacterium and carries:
- a CDS encoding VC_2705 family sodium/solute symporter, translating into MTVLISISVMGWVFPRMERGESDPALTHSDVLPWYPIPTRVRQLLERRAQIGQVALPRVDPAYWRSNVRIIIALLGVWLAVAILPVIFSAALNSVRIFTGFPLGYYIGAQGALIVFIGIITGYAWYMAKLDRRFAGDSTSGASAPTQNSRRLGLIFLGFTLGFILFIVAMGGVEQQLGLPSNMLGWALLIVSIALYAVIGVSNRAHSLDEYFVAGRRVPAFFNGMAIAGDWMSAATFISMAGTLWLLGYEGLAYILGWTGGYVVLVMLLAPYLRKFGQFTIPDFVAARYEGNLARIVAALTGVIISFTYVTAQVTGIGIIMTRFLGVNYLVGVLVGLSAVLFCSYLGGMRAVTWTQAAQCIVLVLAYLIPVTLLSWRDTGLPFPQIMYGQALEQIVQLEAAQGIAESYVTPFTHGTVFNFIALMLCLMLGTAGMPHILVRFYTVPNARAARASVGWAMLFIALVYLTAPAYAAFSRWEVLQNVIGKPIGAMPDWALNWANVGLLAIKDLNGDGILQMSELRIDPDVVVLATPDIAGLSQTIAALVAAGGLAAALSTADGLLLVIASALSHDFYARTLNPAASPQARLLLSRLAVFAAAVMAAVVAIRRLGIIVQLVAWAFSFAAATLFPILVLGIFWKRANGRGAVAGMIAGLVVTLSYMLANVINPNWNLLGITDVAAGIFGIPVNFAIAIIVSKLTKPPPSEVALLVESLRQP
- a CDS encoding HAMP domain-containing protein, whose protein sequence is MNWLRQLRWKLFLSHLIVVVVGVVILIPTVQFFARNPLLGSTGLTSFPGLTDSPQMQIDPAALDFIQLVIEQALLISGFAVLVASVIISLFVSRRIVEPLQELTLVSGRLAQGYYRERTTIRSDDEMANLSVSINQLAEALEKTEQRRLGLITDVSHELRTPLTIIAGYMEGLIDGVIQPEPQIFAMVHHEAVRLKWMTEELALLSRAEAGQLRVEPRLIVVAIVIERVVAQFQSQIASQGLTLELNVANDLPPVMADPDRVEQILINLMTNAVQYSPSGGAITVYARRLDPFVEIGVVDTGIGIGAEHLPHIFERFYRVDKSRARQSGGAGIGLTIARHLVYAHGGEIWAESPGAGQGTAFRFTLPIYETVLKP
- a CDS encoding response regulator transcription factor, whose amino-acid sequence is MRNETILVVEDDRPIVDLITKYLTAEGYVVHAVYDGPSALKQARTIKPDLIVLDLMLPGMDGFEVCRRLQQETDVYVLMLTARAEEMDKIVGLSVGADDYLTKPFSPRELVARIKAILRRQRKRDAQETTDQERQALTFDDLEINPATREVTWREKPVDLTQREFELLYNLAEQPGRVFSRDQLLERVWGHDFAGIDRVVDVTIGILRRKLEDDPANPTLIQTIRGIGYKFVARRAK